The following proteins come from a genomic window of Pirellula staleyi DSM 6068:
- a CDS encoding carbonic anhydrase, translating into MEKILAGVHKFRRSVYPRDRQFFQQLSEKDQKPKALFITCSDSRVDPNLITQTEPGDLFLVRNAGNLVPPYAGIASGEAATIEYSIEVLGIKNIIVCGHSQCGAMRGLLNPQIAENLPAVKMWFNHAETTRRIVKNKYQNLAPQELIVAATEENVLVQLNNLSTHPAVAARLSAGEVRIFGWYYDIGSGCISQFDQQQGRFVELGAQAYATAPLPIRTNDETTSAVS; encoded by the coding sequence ATGGAAAAGATTCTGGCAGGCGTTCATAAGTTCCGCCGCAGCGTATATCCGCGCGATCGCCAGTTCTTTCAGCAACTCTCCGAGAAGGATCAGAAGCCGAAGGCGCTGTTCATCACGTGCAGCGATTCGCGCGTCGACCCGAACCTCATCACGCAAACTGAACCGGGGGATTTGTTTCTCGTTCGTAATGCTGGCAACCTGGTTCCACCTTATGCCGGTATTGCCAGTGGCGAAGCCGCCACGATCGAATATTCGATCGAAGTGCTAGGAATCAAGAACATTATTGTGTGTGGCCACTCGCAATGTGGCGCGATGCGCGGACTCTTGAACCCACAAATCGCCGAAAATTTGCCAGCGGTGAAGATGTGGTTCAATCACGCTGAAACGACGCGCCGCATCGTGAAGAACAAGTACCAGAACCTTGCCCCGCAGGAACTGATTGTCGCCGCCACGGAAGAGAACGTGCTGGTTCAGCTGAACAACCTCAGCACGCACCCCGCCGTGGCCGCACGCCTGTCGGCCGGTGAAGTGCGAATTTTTGGCTGGTACTACGACATCGGCAGTGGGTGCATCAGCCAGTTCGATCAGCAGCAGGGGCGTTTTGTGGAACTCGGTGCCCAGGCCTACGCCACGGCTCCACTTCCGATCCGCACCAACGACGAAACCACGTCGGCTGTGAGCTAA
- a CDS encoding Glu/Leu/Phe/Val dehydrogenase dimerization domain-containing protein yields the protein MKAFEATQLYFDRAAARLELSDNMRKLLLTPKREVQVQIPVEMDDGRLETFIGYRVQHDDSRGPMKGGLRYHHDVDLDEVRALAALMTWKTAVVDLPYGGAKGGIAIDPRKLSLKELERITRKFIDQIHDVIGPDTDIPAPDMGTGSREMAWMRNQWEKYHGFNPAVFTGKPVELYGAEGREEATGRGVGILAYKLLGHLGRKPQNTKVALQGFGNVGSHAAKFLYESEYKVVAVSDHTAAYYNPDGIDISKLLKFTLSNKGLLAGFNEAERISGDELLELPVDLLIPAALGGVITAKNATRIKAPLIIEAANAPVDPEADQILHERGVTLLPDILANAGGVTVSYFEWVQNRQFYKWGLNRVRQELDRVLSQAFESVWHEAKIQECSLRTAAYIIAIRRVQTATLLSGHG from the coding sequence ATGAAGGCTTTCGAGGCGACTCAGCTGTACTTCGACCGTGCCGCCGCACGTTTGGAACTCTCGGACAACATGCGTAAGTTGCTCCTCACCCCCAAGCGCGAAGTGCAGGTGCAGATTCCGGTTGAGATGGATGATGGTCGGCTCGAGACCTTCATCGGCTACCGGGTTCAGCACGACGATTCGCGTGGACCCATGAAAGGTGGCCTGCGCTACCACCACGATGTCGATCTCGACGAAGTTCGCGCGCTCGCCGCGCTGATGACCTGGAAGACGGCTGTTGTCGATCTCCCGTACGGTGGCGCCAAAGGTGGTATCGCCATCGACCCACGTAAACTGAGCCTCAAAGAGCTCGAGCGAATCACGCGTAAGTTTATCGATCAAATTCACGACGTGATTGGTCCCGACACCGACATTCCCGCCCCTGACATGGGAACCGGTTCGCGCGAGATGGCGTGGATGCGCAACCAGTGGGAAAAGTATCACGGCTTTAACCCGGCTGTGTTCACCGGTAAGCCGGTCGAACTCTATGGTGCTGAAGGACGCGAAGAAGCGACCGGTCGTGGTGTCGGCATTCTGGCTTATAAGCTCCTGGGACATCTCGGCCGCAAACCGCAAAACACTAAAGTCGCACTGCAAGGGTTTGGTAACGTCGGCTCGCATGCTGCGAAGTTTTTGTATGAGTCGGAATATAAAGTGGTGGCGGTGAGCGACCATACAGCTGCCTACTATAACCCCGACGGCATCGATATCTCGAAGCTGCTGAAGTTCACTCTCAGCAATAAGGGTTTGCTCGCTGGGTTTAACGAAGCCGAGCGAATCAGCGGCGACGAGCTGCTCGAGTTGCCTGTCGATTTGCTGATTCCAGCAGCTCTTGGTGGAGTGATCACGGCCAAGAATGCCACGCGCATCAAAGCGCCGCTGATCATCGAAGCGGCCAACGCGCCGGTTGATCCCGAAGCCGACCAAATCCTTCACGAGCGGGGCGTAACGCTCCTCCCCGACATCCTGGCCAATGCCGGCGGTGTGACGGTGAGCTATTTCGAATGGGTCCAGAATCGCCAGTTCTATAAATGGGGTCTCAATCGCGTTCGGCAAGAACTCGACCGTGTGCTGTCGCAAGCCTTCGAGTCGGTCTGGCACGAGGCGAAAATCCAGGAATGCAGTCTGAGAACCGCAGCCTATATCATCGCCATTCGTCGGGTGCAAACCGCCACGCTCCTGAGTGGCCACGGATAG
- a CDS encoding cysteine peptidase family C39 domain-containing protein, translating to MTNDLVLACATIGAAALGLFLLTSLVIHRLSFGLCNLLALGIVLGLFTYLNYVWYDVRLATLLPFASLVVLGNWLPLFAAMLAAVLRKRLVGQPVRQALFTGGLTLAGGFALVQPILGQAPACSTKWDAQGNCLQTTEFTCSAACAATLLKQHGIAASEQEMAELCLTRQGTSWQGLYRGLKLKTAGSHWDVEVKRCSIDELRTMAAEKRPIILSVGLAAGQVVDSEYTNEFGWIPGVNHSVILQRYNETGSAVIADPTMASCAEHWDREQMQTLWRGYAVRLVKRS from the coding sequence ATGACGAACGACCTGGTGTTGGCGTGTGCGACAATCGGTGCCGCGGCGCTCGGTTTGTTTCTGCTCACCAGCCTGGTGATCCACCGGCTGTCGTTCGGGCTCTGTAATCTGCTGGCCCTGGGGATCGTGCTGGGGCTCTTCACGTATTTGAACTACGTTTGGTACGACGTCCGCCTAGCGACCCTGCTCCCCTTCGCCTCGCTGGTTGTGCTCGGCAACTGGCTCCCGCTGTTTGCGGCCATGCTCGCGGCTGTTTTGCGAAAACGACTCGTCGGTCAGCCTGTGCGGCAGGCTTTGTTTACGGGTGGACTGACCCTGGCTGGCGGTTTTGCACTCGTTCAGCCGATCTTGGGGCAAGCTCCCGCCTGTTCGACCAAGTGGGATGCCCAAGGGAATTGCCTGCAAACCACCGAGTTCACCTGCTCGGCCGCTTGTGCCGCGACGCTGCTGAAACAGCACGGCATTGCTGCCAGCGAGCAGGAAATGGCCGAACTTTGCCTGACGCGTCAGGGGACCAGCTGGCAAGGTTTGTATCGAGGGCTCAAGCTGAAGACCGCCGGGAGCCACTGGGATGTCGAGGTAAAGCGGTGCTCGATCGATGAACTTCGGACCATGGCGGCCGAGAAACGCCCCATCATTCTCAGCGTGGGGCTTGCCGCTGGCCAAGTGGTCGACTCAGAGTACACCAACGAGTTCGGCTGGATTCCGGGGGTAAATCACTCGGTGATTTTGCAGCGCTATAACGAAACGGGATCGGCCGTGATTGCTGATCCCACCATGGCCTCGTGCGCTGAACACTGGGACCGCGAGCAAATGCAAACGCTGTGGCGCGGCTATGCCGTGCGGCTCGTCAAGCGAAGCTAA
- a CDS encoding NIPSNAP family protein, translating into MTTRQLFVALACTMLGAAAMYSASNLTAEDKPVPAPRVYELRTYTTLEGRLDALHARFRDHTTKLFEKHGMKNHEYWTPTDPERAKNTLIYVVSHDSMEAAKKSWEAFRNDPEWVKVRDASEADGKIVSKVESVYMTLTDYSPVK; encoded by the coding sequence ATGACGACTCGCCAATTGTTCGTTGCTCTTGCGTGCACCATGCTCGGAGCAGCAGCGATGTACTCCGCTTCCAACCTCACTGCCGAGGATAAGCCTGTGCCCGCACCACGCGTTTACGAACTTCGCACCTACACCACCCTCGAAGGTCGGCTCGATGCACTCCACGCCCGCTTTCGCGATCATACGACCAAGCTGTTCGAAAAGCATGGGATGAAGAACCACGAGTACTGGACCCCAACCGATCCTGAACGTGCCAAGAACACGCTCATCTACGTCGTTTCGCATGACAGCATGGAAGCAGCGAAGAAGTCGTGGGAAGCGTTCCGCAACGATCCCGAGTGGGTCAAGGTCCGCGACGCTTCGGAAGCCGATGGCAAAATCGTCTCGAAGGTCGAATCGGTCTACATGACCCTCACCGACTACTCCCCTGTGAAGTAG
- the purB gene encoding adenylosuccinate lyase, protein MAHDLYENPLNTRYASAEMSRLFSDQRKFSTWRRLWVILAEAEHEMGLPVSREQIEEMKAQVDNIDFQVAAAYEKKLRHDVMAHVHTFGDLCPGAMPIIHLGATSCYVTDNTDLILMREALELIARRLAVVIDALGKFATTHRELPCLGFTHLQPAQPTTVGKRATLWIYDLALDLAEIEHRIESLRARSVKGTTGTQASFLALFHGDHAKVRQLEAMVAERMGFSGSYAVTGQTYTRKVDAQIVDTLSGVAQSAHKLASDLRLLASRKEMEEPFEANQIGSSAMAYKRNPMRSERVCALARFVMSLQSSPAATLATQWMERTLDDSANRRLVIPQAFLGIDAVLLLLTNISSGLVVYPKTIAANLNAELPFMASENLMMAAVERGGDRQELHEVIRAHSQAAALDVKQEGKPNTLLERLRGEPAFAGVDLAAAMNPRDFVGRAPEQVDEFVADIIEPIRARYRSALGQETEGLKV, encoded by the coding sequence ATGGCTCACGACCTGTACGAAAATCCGCTCAACACCCGTTATGCCTCGGCCGAGATGAGCCGCCTGTTTAGCGATCAGCGAAAGTTCAGCACGTGGCGCCGGTTGTGGGTGATCCTGGCCGAAGCCGAGCATGAAATGGGGCTCCCCGTTTCGCGCGAGCAGATCGAGGAAATGAAAGCCCAGGTCGACAACATCGACTTCCAAGTGGCAGCTGCTTACGAGAAGAAACTGCGCCACGATGTGATGGCGCACGTTCACACGTTTGGCGATCTTTGCCCTGGCGCAATGCCGATCATCCACCTCGGGGCGACCAGCTGTTATGTGACCGACAATACCGATCTGATTTTGATGCGCGAGGCGCTCGAGTTGATTGCCCGTCGCTTGGCGGTAGTGATCGATGCGCTCGGGAAGTTTGCGACCACCCATCGCGAATTGCCCTGTCTCGGGTTCACGCATCTGCAGCCCGCCCAGCCCACCACGGTTGGCAAGCGCGCTACGCTCTGGATCTACGACCTGGCACTCGACCTCGCCGAAATCGAACATCGAATCGAATCGCTTCGGGCACGCAGTGTAAAGGGAACCACCGGTACCCAGGCTAGTTTTTTGGCCCTCTTTCATGGCGATCATGCGAAAGTACGCCAGCTCGAAGCGATGGTTGCCGAGCGTATGGGATTTTCCGGAAGCTATGCCGTCACCGGTCAAACCTACACGCGAAAAGTCGACGCCCAAATTGTCGACACGCTGTCAGGCGTCGCGCAGTCAGCGCATAAGCTCGCATCCGACCTCCGCCTCTTGGCCTCGCGTAAAGAAATGGAAGAGCCGTTTGAAGCTAATCAAATCGGCTCGTCGGCGATGGCCTACAAACGCAATCCGATGCGTAGCGAACGTGTTTGCGCGTTGGCTCGGTTTGTGATGAGCCTGCAATCGAGCCCTGCTGCGACTTTGGCGACGCAGTGGATGGAGCGGACGCTCGACGATTCGGCCAATCGCCGGTTGGTCATTCCCCAGGCATTCTTGGGGATCGATGCCGTGCTGCTGTTGCTCACGAATATCAGCAGCGGCCTGGTGGTTTATCCCAAAACGATTGCGGCCAATCTGAATGCCGAACTGCCGTTCATGGCGAGTGAAAACTTGATGATGGCTGCCGTCGAGCGTGGTGGCGATCGTCAGGAACTGCACGAAGTGATTCGCGCCCACAGTCAAGCAGCGGCTCTCGACGTGAAGCAAGAGGGAAAGCCTAACACGCTGCTCGAGCGTCTGCGGGGCGAACCGGCGTTTGCCGGAGTCGATCTCGCCGCCGCTATGAATCCACGTGATTTCGTGGGACGTGCTCCCGAGCAGGTCGACGAATTTGTGGCCGACATCATCGAGCCGATTCGTGCTCGCTATCGTTCAGCCCTCGGCCAAGAGACCGAAGGGCTGAAGGTGTAA
- a CDS encoding SAM-dependent chlorinase/fluorinase, giving the protein MKPQTAPRAITLLTDFGSGSSYVAQMKGVILAALPSATIVDFSHEIEPQNILEAAIYWMEAVPVYGAATVHVAVVDPGVGTSRRILLLELEQGGLLLAPDNGIAAPLIELHRARSLFSVENVALFRASISSTFHGRDIFAPVAAYLAAGGEPSSVGPVVETYEPLELRSPTVEILDQRCTITGEVLVVDRFGNLMTNITRDLLSQFGAAPQLALSSAEVILGATSIGAIGRTYGDVEQGEVLALFDSQGRLEIAVRGGSAARRFGAATGARVRVVLDPPRA; this is encoded by the coding sequence GTGAAGCCCCAAACAGCTCCCCGCGCCATCACGCTGCTCACCGATTTCGGCAGCGGCAGTTCGTACGTCGCGCAAATGAAAGGGGTGATCCTGGCCGCACTTCCAAGCGCCACCATCGTCGACTTTTCGCACGAGATCGAGCCGCAAAATATCCTCGAGGCTGCGATCTACTGGATGGAAGCGGTCCCTGTCTACGGAGCTGCCACTGTCCATGTTGCGGTGGTAGACCCGGGGGTGGGAACCTCGCGCCGCATCTTGCTCCTCGAACTCGAGCAGGGGGGACTGCTGCTGGCCCCCGACAACGGCATTGCCGCGCCCCTGATCGAGCTGCACCGAGCGCGGAGTCTCTTTTCGGTCGAGAACGTCGCGCTGTTTCGAGCTTCCATTTCCAGCACGTTTCATGGGCGCGATATTTTTGCTCCCGTCGCCGCCTATCTGGCTGCTGGAGGAGAGCCGAGCAGCGTCGGACCAGTGGTCGAGACTTATGAACCTCTCGAGCTTCGCAGCCCCACGGTCGAAATTCTCGACCAGCGCTGCACCATCACGGGCGAAGTGCTGGTGGTCGATCGGTTCGGCAATCTGATGACCAACATCACGCGCGATCTGCTCTCACAGTTCGGCGCGGCACCCCAGCTTGCCCTGAGCAGTGCCGAGGTAATCCTTGGAGCGACCTCGATCGGCGCCATTGGTCGCACCTACGGGGATGTCGAGCAGGGGGAGGTTCTGGCCCTCTTCGACTCGCAAGGGCGACTCGAGATTGCCGTTCGTGGCGGCAGCGCTGCGCGTCGCTTCGGGGCTGCGACAGGAGCCCGCGTGAGGGTGGTTCTCGATCCCCCACGTGCATGA
- a CDS encoding adenosylmethionine-8-amino-7-oxononanoate aminotransferase — translation MPGKIEGTIVAFSSDGNLVSDIPNSSLAGAPRGENVLIACDEHETIGLFEPGHGQPDMTLLALLGESGFLELTIVSDSAKIMLGVSRGTPIVVKW, via the coding sequence GTGCCCGGAAAGATTGAAGGGACCATTGTCGCGTTTTCAAGCGACGGCAACTTGGTTTCTGACATTCCCAATTCGTCACTCGCTGGTGCTCCGCGCGGAGAGAATGTTCTCATCGCTTGCGACGAGCATGAGACGATCGGTCTCTTCGAGCCAGGACATGGCCAACCCGACATGACCTTGCTGGCGCTACTCGGCGAAAGTGGTTTTCTCGAACTCACGATCGTTTCCGACAGTGCGAAGATCATGCTCGGAGTTTCACGAGGAACGCCGATCGTAGTGAAGTGGTAG
- the bioA gene encoding adenosylmethionine--8-amino-7-oxononanoate transaminase — translation MGDLLAWDKTHLWHAFTQMAEYESLIVTRGQGCWLETIDGRRLLDGVSSLWCNVHGHRHPRIDAAIKAQLDEVAHVTLLGMSAPVTIRLARRLAEISPAGLEHVFFSDSGASAVEVALKMAFQYWRQKPNPEPQRTKYLALDNAYHGDTLGSVSVGGVARFHQMFEPLLFDVLRLPQPSVDHLPAGIARGDACDYYLQQFDAALALHGHELAAVVIEPLVQCAAGMIMHPPGYLRGIRQLCTKHGVLLIADEVAVGMGRTGTMFACEQEQVSPDFLCLAKGITGGYLPLAATLTTTEIWNAFLGTYAESKTFFHGHTYGGNPLGAAAAMATLDVFEQEQTLVHLQDKIARLSKHLARLAEHPHVGSVRQCGLIAGVELVRDKATGQPFAWEEKRGFRVCAEAMRHGVWIRPLGSVVVLMPPLAVSPDELDLLCAAVEQGILVATGTSAGS, via the coding sequence ATGGGCGACCTTCTCGCATGGGACAAAACGCATCTGTGGCATGCCTTCACACAGATGGCGGAGTACGAATCGCTGATCGTCACGCGCGGGCAAGGGTGCTGGCTCGAAACGATCGACGGTCGCCGCTTGCTAGACGGGGTCAGTAGTCTGTGGTGCAACGTTCACGGACATCGGCATCCACGCATCGACGCTGCGATTAAGGCACAGCTCGACGAAGTGGCCCACGTCACGCTGCTGGGAATGAGCGCCCCGGTGACGATTCGTCTGGCACGTCGACTGGCCGAGATTTCGCCTGCAGGGCTCGAGCATGTTTTTTTCTCCGACAGCGGCGCATCGGCGGTGGAAGTAGCCCTGAAGATGGCGTTCCAGTACTGGCGCCAAAAGCCGAATCCCGAACCGCAGCGGACGAAATACTTGGCGCTCGACAATGCCTATCACGGCGACACGCTCGGAAGTGTCAGCGTCGGTGGTGTCGCCCGCTTTCATCAAATGTTCGAGCCGCTGCTGTTCGACGTTTTGCGTCTACCGCAGCCCTCGGTCGATCATCTCCCGGCGGGCATCGCGCGGGGTGATGCGTGCGACTATTACCTGCAGCAATTCGACGCCGCTTTGGCCTTGCATGGCCACGAACTGGCCGCCGTGGTGATCGAACCACTGGTGCAATGCGCTGCTGGCATGATCATGCATCCGCCCGGTTATTTGCGCGGCATTCGCCAGCTTTGCACCAAGCATGGTGTGCTGCTGATCGCCGACGAAGTGGCTGTGGGGATGGGGCGCACTGGCACCATGTTTGCCTGCGAGCAAGAGCAAGTTTCGCCCGATTTTCTCTGCCTTGCTAAAGGGATTACCGGGGGCTATTTGCCGCTGGCGGCGACCCTCACCACCACCGAGATTTGGAACGCCTTTCTCGGCACCTATGCCGAGTCGAAGACGTTTTTTCACGGACATACGTACGGGGGCAATCCACTCGGCGCAGCGGCGGCGATGGCAACACTCGATGTCTTCGAGCAAGAGCAAACGCTCGTCCATCTGCAGGACAAAATCGCTCGGCTCAGCAAACACTTGGCCCGATTGGCCGAGCATCCTCACGTCGGAAGCGTGCGCCAGTGCGGCCTGATCGCGGGGGTGGAACTGGTGCGCGACAAAGCGACTGGCCAGCCGTTTGCGTGGGAAGAAAAACGTGGCTTTCGCGTCTGCGCGGAGGCGATGCGACACGGTGTTTGGATTCGGCCTCTCGGCAGTGTCGTCGTCCTCATGCCGCCCCTGGCGGTTTCGCCTGACGAACTCGACTTGCTCTGCGCTGCTGTCGAGCAAGGGATTCTCGTGGCGACGGGCACTAGCGCAGGCTCGTAA
- a CDS encoding MotA/TolQ/ExbB proton channel family protein, protein MARNSASGNVLSTLGQLAWPLILGTGITVGFFGLVFGGPLEHPLILRYFAGHPVSMVETALFFIGLVALAMKGQEVLAQLGISSQIDLGETPKDAGPDVAVTLLDRVAAWPSRVRKSYLGRRLTEALETIERKNSVEGLDAELKYLADMDVGRQQDSYSLVRIVIWATPMLGFLGTVMGITQALGDLDPKALASDIETAMQGLLSGLYVAFDTTAVALSFSMGLMFLQFLLDRVEVQQLAEVDARVAEELLTRFETSSAGGDPQVAAVQRMATSVLQATQQLVQRQVEVWQQTVNAAHNQWSQLADSNSQQLTSALQTALSQSLEEHHKQLARVEQHAGEQLQRRWEQWQTVLSDNARLLHAQQQEMVRQGEVMQQVLRAAGEVTALEHALNSNLSALAGSRNFEETVMSLSAAIHLLSARLGHQPASSVDLKSPPAKGRAA, encoded by the coding sequence GTGGCTCGAAACTCTGCATCTGGCAATGTTCTGTCGACGCTCGGTCAACTCGCCTGGCCTTTGATCCTGGGAACCGGGATTACGGTTGGCTTCTTTGGCCTCGTGTTTGGCGGACCGCTCGAGCATCCGCTGATCCTCCGCTATTTCGCGGGTCACCCGGTTTCGATGGTCGAAACGGCCCTCTTCTTCATTGGGCTCGTCGCGCTGGCGATGAAGGGACAAGAGGTCCTCGCGCAGCTTGGGATCTCTTCGCAGATCGATCTCGGGGAAACGCCCAAAGATGCTGGCCCCGATGTGGCTGTAACGCTGCTCGATCGCGTAGCTGCGTGGCCTTCGCGCGTTCGCAAAAGTTATCTCGGCCGACGTTTGACCGAAGCCCTCGAAACCATCGAGCGCAAGAATTCGGTCGAGGGGCTCGATGCCGAACTCAAGTATCTCGCCGATATGGATGTCGGGCGTCAGCAAGATAGTTATTCGCTCGTCCGGATCGTCATTTGGGCGACCCCGATGCTCGGGTTTCTCGGTACGGTGATGGGTATTACGCAGGCCCTCGGTGATCTTGATCCCAAGGCGTTGGCCAGCGATATCGAAACGGCCATGCAGGGGCTGCTCAGCGGTTTGTATGTGGCGTTTGATACCACGGCGGTGGCTCTTTCGTTCTCGATGGGCCTGATGTTTTTGCAGTTCCTTTTGGATCGAGTGGAAGTGCAGCAACTGGCTGAAGTGGATGCGCGTGTGGCTGAAGAGCTGCTGACGCGCTTCGAAACATCATCGGCCGGTGGCGATCCCCAAGTGGCAGCTGTGCAGCGCATGGCCACCTCGGTGCTGCAAGCGACGCAGCAACTGGTGCAGCGCCAAGTGGAAGTTTGGCAGCAAACGGTGAATGCCGCGCACAATCAATGGTCGCAGCTGGCCGACAGCAATTCGCAGCAGCTAACGAGCGCCTTGCAAACGGCCCTCTCGCAGTCGCTCGAAGAACATCACAAGCAGCTGGCGCGCGTCGAACAGCATGCGGGTGAACAGTTGCAGCGTCGCTGGGAACAGTGGCAAACCGTCCTCTCCGACAATGCGCGTCTGCTCCATGCTCAGCAGCAAGAGATGGTGCGGCAAGGGGAAGTGATGCAGCAAGTGCTGCGTGCTGCGGGCGAAGTCACTGCGCTCGAGCATGCCCTGAACAGCAACCTCTCGGCGCTGGCCGGGTCGCGCAACTTCGAAGAAACCGTCATGAGCCTCTCGGCTGCAATTCACCTGCTGAGTGCTCGCCTTGGACATCAACCTGCGTCGTCGGTCGATCTCAAATCACCCCCTGCTAAAGGCCGTGCGGCATGA
- a CDS encoding methyltransferase: MKKHAPPPRQLTPGLVPIPPAREQEQMLIELVPTLPAVAMIANTVGRGQLAAAFAEQNPDVPVTLFHVDAFHAEQSRVTYFPAPGKLEIVLASDPPVGEVGLAAMLVELHGEAELVRDLLQSFHDRLAIGGQLIAATDHPKDQWLHEQLLELFPKVTRLPQKRGVVYRATKQAPLKKHRSFVAQFPCRDGDHLLQLQTRPGVFNHRSVDAGARALLSAVEVRAGESVLDIGCGCGVVGLVICKRLPTATVLAIDSHSRAIECTQASAERNELPQLTARLDPSHKSVPDASFDVVAMNPPYFSNFRIAELFLQTATRALKPGGRLYSVTKTPEWYLERLKEGWTNVEAVPVKNYIVVRAERSK; encoded by the coding sequence ATGAAGAAACATGCTCCACCCCCTCGGCAACTGACGCCCGGCCTCGTCCCCATTCCTCCTGCTCGCGAGCAGGAACAAATGCTCATCGAGCTCGTTCCTACGCTCCCCGCCGTAGCGATGATCGCGAACACGGTCGGTCGAGGGCAGCTGGCAGCCGCCTTTGCCGAGCAGAATCCCGACGTGCCAGTCACGCTGTTTCACGTCGATGCGTTTCACGCCGAGCAAAGCCGCGTGACCTACTTTCCCGCGCCGGGAAAGCTCGAAATCGTGCTCGCTTCTGATCCGCCTGTGGGTGAAGTGGGGCTCGCCGCGATGCTGGTCGAATTGCATGGCGAAGCCGAACTCGTGCGCGATCTGCTGCAAAGCTTTCACGATCGGCTCGCCATCGGTGGCCAACTGATCGCGGCGACCGATCATCCCAAAGACCAATGGCTGCACGAGCAACTGCTCGAGCTGTTTCCCAAAGTCACCCGTTTGCCACAAAAACGAGGCGTGGTCTATCGCGCGACCAAACAAGCGCCGCTGAAGAAGCATCGCTCGTTCGTGGCACAGTTTCCCTGCCGCGATGGCGATCATTTGCTGCAACTACAAACGCGCCCTGGTGTGTTTAATCATCGCAGCGTCGATGCCGGTGCTCGCGCGCTGCTGAGTGCCGTGGAAGTGCGCGCGGGTGAAAGTGTGCTCGATATTGGCTGCGGCTGCGGCGTGGTGGGACTCGTGATTTGCAAACGCCTTCCCACGGCAACCGTGCTGGCCATCGACAGCCACTCGCGCGCGATTGAATGCACGCAGGCATCGGCCGAGCGGAACGAACTGCCGCAACTCACCGCGCGGCTCGATCCATCGCACAAGAGTGTCCCCGATGCTTCGTTCGATGTGGTGGCGATGAACCCACCTTACTTTTCGAACTTCCGCATCGCCGAACTCTTTTTGCAAACAGCCACCCGCGCGCTCAAGCCGGGTGGTCGGCTCTACAGCGTGACGAAAACGCCCGAATGGTATCTCGAGCGTCTGAAAGAGGGCTGGACCAACGTCGAAGCAGTGCCGGTGAAGAACTACATCGTTGTCCGTGCCGAGCGCAGCAAGTGA